From Bacteroidales bacterium, the proteins below share one genomic window:
- a CDS encoding BatA domain-containing protein, which yields MEFVNPLFLYGLAAIAIPIIIHLFNFRKFRKVYFTNVKFLEELQ from the coding sequence ACCCTTTGTTTTTGTATGGCCTCGCGGCCATTGCCATCCCCATTATTATTCATCTGTTCAACTTCAGGAAGTTCCGGAAGGTCTATTTCACCAATGTGAAGTTTCTGGAGGAGTTGCAGCA